One Pyxicephalus adspersus chromosome 3, UCB_Pads_2.0, whole genome shotgun sequence genomic window carries:
- the CBX2 gene encoding chromobox protein homolog 2, with amino-acid sequence MEELSAVGEQVFAAECILSKRLRKGTAEYLVKWRGWSSKHNSWEPEENILDPRLLLAFQKREQEKELRNRKRGKRPRGRPRKNVESEVPPKAKSSSSSSSSSSSSSSSSSSSSSSEDSDTETQRQIPNPARPRDTHPVPQKKAQAVVVRPELKEQLRKKRGRKPLPPEQKVPRRAKGAKPGPKSAAEKVQTGHRLPTFSALKSHTKDVPVSSNNHQGGLSSEVLSNFAKGSPNHPNGSSPRNLSWQSSIVHYMNRITQNSSQPGKRPVTSAFNSKRSSQGSDTKSISKTQVDVGPTSVKTVKLHDAEEQTDSQVSQPVLSSGTSNRENIPAVQNKIHNVQAMGTFGSNSSAHTPQKNNLSPAHAGTASNKPDKGGRKVGGVGPVRSGLSAPTRDVTRTNMDKGQQAEAHRELAELSTGDDSSLDSDHDSSLSSQDMSVQAGQDWKPTRSLLEHVFVTDVTANLITVTVKESPTSVGFFNMRPF; translated from the exons ATGGAGGAACTGAGCGCGGTCGGTGAGCAGGTCTTCGCGGCGGAATGTATCCTCAGCAAGAGACTGCGAAAG GGCACAGCGGAATATCTGGTGAAGTGGAGAGGCTGGTCCTCCAA GCACAATAGCTGGGAGCCAGAGGAAAATATTTTGGATCCTCGACTACTTCTGGCATTTCAGAAGAG AGAACAGGAGAAAGAACTGCGaaacagaaaaagaggaaaaagaccACGTGGAAGACCACGCAAAAATGTG GAGTCAGAAGTTCCACCAAAAGCCAAATCAAGCAgctcttcctcctcttcatcatcatcttcctcctcatcctcttcgtCATCCTCCTCGTCTGAGGACAGTGACACTGAGACACAGAGGCAGATTCCAAATCCCGCCAGACCCCGGGATACTCACCCAGTACCACAGAAGAAAGCTCAAGCTGTGGTGGTGAGGCCCGAATTAAAGGAACAGTTGCGtaagaagagaggaagaaaacCACTCCCCCCTGAGCAAAAGGTTCCTAGACGGGCAAAGGGAGCCAAACCTGGGCCAAAGAGTGCAGCAGAGAAGGTCCAGACAGGGCACAGATTACCAACATTCTCTGCTCTTAAATCGCACACTAAAGATGTACCAGTGTCCAGCAATAATCATCAAGGCGGTCTGTCTTCAGAGGTACTCTCAAATTTTGCAAAAGGGTCCCCTAACCATCCAAATGGTAGTTCACCCCGTAACCTTAGCTGGCAAAGCTCTATTGTGCATTATATGAACCGAATAACACAGAACAGCTCTCAACCAGGCAAGAGGCCAGTCACTTCTGCTTTCAATTCAAAGCGAAGCAGTCAGGGTTCTGATACAAAAAGCATCTCTAAGACACAGGTGGACGTTGGACCGACTTCTGTTAAAACTGTGAAGCTTCATGACGCAGAAGAACAAACAGATTCTCAAGTAAGTCAACCTGTGTTAAGCAGCGGCACATCCAACAGAGAAAACATTCCAGCTGTACAGAATAAGATTCACAATGTTCAAGCAATGGGAACATTTGGGAGTAACTCGTCTGCACATACTCCTCAGAAAAATAACCTTTCTCCCGCTCATGCTGGGACTGCCAGCAACAAGCCTGATAAAGGCGGCCGAAAAGTGGGAGGTGTCGGCCCTGTAAGATCTGGACTCTCAGCACCCACAAGGGATGTCACCCGCACTAATATGGATAAAGGGCAGCAGGCAGAGGCGCACAGAGAGCTGGCAGAGTTGAGCACTGGAGATGACAGCAGCTTGGACTCTGATCACGATTCATCACTCTCCAGCCAGGATATGTCAGTCCAGGCAGGTCAGGATTGGAAACCAACCCGCAGCCTGCTTGAGCATGTTTTTGTGACAGATGTCACTGCCAACCTTATCACAGTAACTGTGAAGGAGTCTCCCACTA